A single Musa acuminata AAA Group cultivar baxijiao chromosome BXJ2-1, Cavendish_Baxijiao_AAA, whole genome shotgun sequence DNA region contains:
- the LOC135598240 gene encoding uncharacterized protein LOC135598240: protein MLWEVNMLMDWQYAEGKDDASECQTPLTLFVCILKILAQGEFIEYLALLLSTVQLSASQTENGHSARPARSSSVTHASLSSCYISDHNKTLVLNTNSISVTSIPSTPIKQPVTPSTAKTLIPVSYPLQTRSFTLVKTRSTSGPPCIKPEPSHNSRPATPTSRSQFSTSANSNSSLVAAHSISRPSTATCLPISRATTSASTVQRSPSVGRLSASNGRIPHSASSSCPSSPNRQPQVPKGSAAFSSRPVSSWSRAPVSSPSFSRPSSPRPRAPVQPIDLPDFPIDVPPNLRTNLPERSLSASRARPGMALAVRANSNSEAVVPSSSKRKISVPFESRSKFPENTPKAPLHSNTLHSNSPEDQKPMGSEAGPCRTAKLASATESTGFGRTISKSSLDMAIKHMDIRQKSFGGIRGASVFPHSIQSTMSSGRTVGASKTTVPVTNDGILVENGGHKETSGAFNGAVSCNMNTGSRSSDWENLMTRERMDDADLHGSHKYDVILMKEDLKNTSWLLGADDKSDQGSVFDHRFEPPPELFDPL from the exons atgttgtgggagGTTAATATGCTGATGGATTGGCAATATGctgaaggaaaggacgatgcatcggag TGCCAAACTCCTTTAACCCTGTTTGTTTGTATATTGAAAATTCTTGCTCAAGGAGAATTTATTGAATATCTTGCTCTTCTACTGTCTACTGTGCAGCTTTCTGCATCTCAAACAGAGAATGGCCATTCTGCAAGACCTGCCAGAAGTAGTTCGGTCACTCATGCTTCTCTCTCATCTTGCTATATATCTGATCATAACAAAACCTTGGTCCTTAATACAAACTCTATCTCAGTCACCTCAATACCATCAACCCCAATCAAACAGCCAGTAACCCCTTCTACTGCAAAGACATTGATACCAGTCTCTTATCCATTGCAAACACGTTCATTCACTCTTGTCAAAACTCGATCAACCTCTGGCCCTCCATGTATTAAACCTGAACCATCACATAATTCTAGGCCTGCAACTCCAACTTCTAGATCTCAATTCTCTACTAGTGCAAACTCAAACTCTAGTTTGGTGGCAGCCCATTCAATTTCCCGACCATCAACGGCCACTTGCCTGCCAATTTCTCGGGCAACAACATCGGCCTCGACAGTACAGCGCTCTCCATCTGTTGGGCGGCTTTCGGCTAGTAATGGTCGAATTCCACATTCGGCATCTTCTTCCTGTCCCAGCTCCCCAAATCGACAGCCTCAAGTTCCAAAAGGTTCAGCAGCATTTTCTTCTCGTCCCGTCTCCTCATGGTCTCGGGCTCCAGTTTCTTCACCATCTTTTTCTCGTCCCAGCTCCCCCCGACCTCGGGCTCCAGTGCAGCCAATTGATCTTCCAGATTTTCCTATTGATGTGCCACCAAATCTTAGGACAAATTTGCCTGAACGTTCTCTATCTGCCAGCAGGGCACGACCAGGAATGGCACTTGCTGTCCGGGCAAATTCAAATTCTGAAGCAGTGGTTCCTTCCAGTTCAAAACGAAAAATTTCTGTACCATTTGAATCTCGGAGCAAGTTCCCAGAAAATACACCAAAGGCTCCTCTACACAGCAACACACTTCACTCCAATTCACCTGAGGACCAAAAGCCTATGGGATCTGAAGCTGGACCTTGCAGGACTGCTAAACTGGCTTCTGCTACAGAGAGCACTGGATTTGGAAGAACAATTTCAAAGTCATCACTCGACATGGCTATTAAGCATATG GACATCCGCCAGAAGAGCTTTGGAGGCATTCGGGGTGCATCAGTTTTTCCTCATAGTATTCAGTCTACGATGTCCAGTGGCCGAACTGTTGGAGCATCAAAGACGACTGTTCCTGTCACTAATGATGGAATTCTTGTTGAAAATGGTGGTCATAAGGAAACATCTGGGGCCTTCAACGGAGCAGTATCGTGCAACATGAACACTGGTTCCAGATCTTCAGATTGGGAAAACCTCATGACAAGGGAGAGAATGGATGATGCAGATCTACATGGTAGCCACAAGTATGACGTGATCTTGATGAAAGAGGACTTGAAGAACACAAGCTGGCTTCTTGGTGCTGACGATAAATCTGACCAGGGCTCGGTGTTTGATCACCGATTTGAGCCTCCGCCTGAACTCTTTGATCCCCTATAG